A window from Kovacikia minuta CCNUW1 encodes these proteins:
- a CDS encoding ABC exporter membrane fusion protein: MLQDLTANGSASSKSSVPRWAVVAIAAILATGGMAAYKFQQDQSNQAQAVQEAAASLSEVKTVTALGRLEPQGKVIKLSAPTSTQESRIDQLLVKEGDRIKKGQVVAILDSRDRLQAAFDEAQEQVRVAQAKLAVTQAGAKQGEIEAQRSEIARLEAEHQGEIEAQAATVERMKSALQNARSEYTRYQSLFQEGGISASNLDSKRLALDTAQKNLEEAQAVLQRLRLTSPSEVNKARATLSQIAEVRPVDVAADRAEVNRAIAAMNQAKANLEQVYVRSPIDGEVLYVHSRSGEVVSSDGIAEIGQNRQMYAVAEVYQSDVSKVRAGQRVRVSSDSIPGELHGVVERVGSQVMRQTIINTDPSTNIDARVVEVQVALDAASSQKAAKFTNLQVRVVMEQ; this comes from the coding sequence ATGTTGCAAGACTTAACAGCAAACGGTTCCGCTTCTTCCAAATCGTCCGTTCCTCGGTGGGCTGTGGTGGCGATCGCTGCCATCCTGGCGACGGGTGGCATGGCTGCGTACAAATTTCAGCAGGATCAATCCAATCAGGCACAGGCAGTTCAGGAAGCCGCTGCCAGTCTTTCGGAAGTCAAAACGGTGACCGCTTTGGGACGGTTGGAGCCGCAGGGAAAGGTGATTAAACTCTCAGCTCCAACGTCCACCCAGGAGAGCCGGATTGATCAACTCCTGGTGAAGGAGGGTGATCGGATCAAAAAAGGGCAGGTTGTGGCAATTTTAGATAGCCGCGATCGCCTCCAGGCAGCGTTTGATGAGGCTCAGGAGCAAGTCCGGGTGGCACAGGCAAAACTGGCAGTGACCCAGGCGGGAGCCAAGCAGGGTGAAATTGAGGCGCAGCGTTCGGAAATTGCTCGCCTGGAAGCGGAACATCAGGGCGAGATTGAGGCGCAGGCAGCGACTGTTGAGCGGATGAAATCTGCGTTGCAAAATGCCCGATCGGAATACACCCGCTATCAATCACTGTTTCAGGAAGGTGGCATTTCAGCTTCAAATCTGGATAGCAAACGGTTGGCACTGGATACGGCTCAAAAGAACCTGGAAGAAGCGCAGGCAGTGTTACAACGGTTGCGATTGACCAGTCCCTCTGAGGTCAACAAAGCCAGAGCCACATTGAGCCAAATTGCAGAAGTGCGTCCGGTGGATGTGGCAGCGGACAGGGCAGAAGTGAACCGGGCGATCGCCGCCATGAATCAGGCAAAGGCAAACCTGGAGCAGGTGTATGTGCGATCGCCGATCGATGGCGAAGTGTTGTACGTTCATAGCCGCTCTGGAGAAGTTGTTTCCAGTGATGGCATTGCCGAAATTGGGCAAAACCGGCAGATGTATGCGGTTGCAGAAGTGTATCAGAGCGATGTCAGTAAGGTTCGTGCCGGTCAACGGGTACGGGTCAGCAGCGATTCCATTCCCGGTGAGCTTCACGGCGTTGTGGAACGGGTGGGTTCCCAGGTGATGCGGCAAACCATTATCAACACCGATCCCAGTACCAATATTGATGCCAGGGTCGTGGAGGTACAGGTGGCACTCGATGCGGCATCGAGTCAAAAGGCAGCTAAATTTACCAATTTGCAGGTCCGGGTGGTAATGGAACAATGA